One Gadus chalcogrammus isolate NIFS_2021 chromosome 4, NIFS_Gcha_1.0, whole genome shotgun sequence DNA segment encodes these proteins:
- the LOC130381365 gene encoding NLR family CARD domain-containing protein 3-like isoform X2: MKSDRSMGQPPLLKDGRPSIEESQPHQMSKVTSAQSLQQHQTELIKRAEENAHAFLDKELKKLWRDLFSDYPQCSESQREEEEDGKNKEQRRRAIEGVVDITKLCLMAMNQEELADTLWGGSAAVECQHKIKSHLKKKLKCVSEGIAKAGNQTGLNDFYTELFITERGSGEVNKEHEVRLIETSSRKPAKEETPIKYEDIFKPLPGRDQPIRTIMTTGVAGIGKTILTQKFTLDWAEGKANHDIHFTFLLTFRELNLLKEKEYSLVELLHHFFIETKEAEICRYERFKVVFILDGLDECRLPLDFQNNQTWTDVKEPSSVDVLLTNLIRGDLLPSARIWMTTRPAAANRIPAECVDMVTEVRGFTDLQKEDYFRKRFREETLANTIISHVEKSRSLHIMCHIPVFCWITATVLEDILKKSQIEEMPKTVTQMYSHFLRVQSIQGDRKYHGRSETDPHWSSESREIIVSLGKLAFNQLEKGNLIFYEADLADCGIDIKAASVYSGVFTQIFKEECGMYQDKVFCFVHLSLQEFLAALYVFLSFINDGVNLLSEEPPTSGEDKLLLLYQRAVDKALQSENGQLDLFLRFLLGLSLETNQIVLRGLLGQTGTSSLTNTKTVSYIKEKIDGDLSPERSINLFHCLNELNDRSLVKEIEQSLTSGSLSRDYLSPAQLSALAFILLTSEEELDVFDLKKYSASERGLLRLLPVVKASKTSLLNGCHLSERCCEALASVLSSNSSSLRELELSTNDLQDSGVKLLSAGLRSPHCTLETLSLNGCDLSERCCEALASVLSSKSSSLKKLDLSTNDLKDSGVKLLSAGLGSPHCTLETLSLSGCLVTQEGCASLASALSSNPSHLRVLDLSYNHPGDSGAAQLSAGLEDPRWRLDTLSVEHGGVWRLKPALKKYACDLTLDPNTAHRGLSLSEDNRKVTEVREDQSYPDHPDRFDSQPQVLGREALTGRCYWEVEWEGGVVIGVTYRGITRRGRGGDSRLGQNNKSWCLDCSDVLYSAEYNGTGTYLPLPPAGSTRVGVYLDQPAGSLSFYRVSPGGGGSSDTLTHLHTFWSSFTQEDLLPGVEVEWGGVGGVSLSVSVVEKKKRDLLTEHGPCTHTHTHTHTHTHTHTHTHTHTHTD; this comes from the exons atgaagagtgaccgatCTATGGGTCAACCTCCTCtccttaaagatggacgcccctccatagaggagag TCAACCCCACCAGAtgtcaaaggttaccagtgctcagtctttacagcagcatcaaacagagctgatcaag agggctgaggagaacgcacacgctttcctagacaaggagctgaagaagctctggagggatctcttctcagattacccacaatgctcagagagtcagagggaggaggaggaggatggtaagaacaaggagcagaggaggcgcgccatagagggagtggtggacatcacaaagctctgtcTGATGgcgatgaaccaggaggaactggccgacacactgtggggcg GATCTGCTGCTGTTgagtgccaacataaaatcaagtctcatttgaagaagaagttaaagtgtgtgtctgagggaatcgctaaagcaggaAATCAAACGGGtctgaatgacttctacacagagctcttcatcacagagagaggcagtggagaggtcaacaaagaacatgaggtcagactgattgaaacatcttccaggaaaccagccaaggaAGAAACACCGATCAAATAtgaggacatctttaaacccttacctggacgagatcaaccaatcagaacaataatgacaactggagtggccggcattggtaaaaccatctTAACACAAAaattcactctggactgggctgaaggcaaagccaaccacgacatacacttcacatttctcttaactttcagagagctgaatttactgaaagagaaagagtatagcttggtggaacttcttcatcacttctttattgagaccaaagaagcagaaATCTGCAGATATGAACGGTTcaaagttgtcttcatcttggatggtctggatgagtgtcgacttcctctggacttccagaacaaccagaCCTGGACTGATGTCAAAGAGCCGtcctcggtggacgtgctgctgacaaacctcatcaggggcgacctgcttccctccgctcgcatctggatgaccacacgccctgcggcagccaatcggatccctgctgagtgtgttgacatggtgacagaggtgagggggttcaccgACCTTCAGAAGGAGGattacttcaggaagagattcagagaggagacgctggccaacacaatcatctcccacgtcgagaaatcacgaagcctccacatcatgtgtcacattccagtcttctgttggatcactgctacagttctggaggacatcttaAAAAAATCCCAGATagaagagatgcccaagaccgtgactcagatgtacagccacttcctgagggttcagtccatacagggggacaggaagtaccatgggagatctgaaacagatccacactggagttcagagagcagagagatcaTCGTTTCtttgggaaaactggcttttaaccagctggagaaaggcaacctgatcttctacgaggcagatcTGGCAGACTGTGGCATTGACATCaaagcagcctcagtgtactcaggagtgttcacccagatctttaaagaggagtgtgggatgtaccaggacaaggtgttctgctttgtccatctgagcctccaggagtttctggctgctctttatgtctttctgtccttcatcaacgatggtgtcaatctgctctcagaagaaccaccCACCTCTGGGgaagataaactcctcctcctctaccagagggctgtggacaaggccttacagagtgagaacggacaactggacttgttcctccgcttcctcctgggcctctctctggagaccaatcagattgtcctacgaggtctgctgggacagacaGGAACTAGCTCACTGACCAATACAAaaacagtgtcttacatcaaggagaagatagatggagatctctctccagagagaagcatcaacctgttccactgtctgaatgagctgaatgaCCGTTCTCTAGTGAAGGAGATCGAACAgtccctgacatcaggaagtctctccaGAGACTATCTCTCTCCTGCTCAACTGTCAGCTCTGGCCTTCAtcctactgacatcagaagaggagctggacgtgtttgacctgaagaaatactctgcttcagagaggggtcttctgaggctgctgccagtggtcaaagcctctaaaacgtctct cctcaatggctgtcatctgtcagagagatgctgtgaagctcttgcctcagttctcagctccaactcctctagtctgagagagctggagctgagtaccaatgatctgcaggattcaggagtgaagctgctctctgctggactgaggagtccacactgtacactggaaactctcag cctcaatggctgtgatctgtcagagagatgctgtgaagctctggcctcagttctcagctccaagtcCTCTAGTCTGAAAAAGCTGgatctgagtaccaatgatctgaaggattctggagtgaagctgctctctgctggactggggagtccacactgtacactggaaactctcag cttgtctggctgcctggtcacacaggaaggctgtgcttctctggcctcagctctgagctccaacccctcccatctgagagtgCTGGacttgagctacaatcacccaggagactctggagctgcgcagctctctgctggactggaggatccacgctggagactggacactctcag tgtggagcacggtggagtgtggaggctgaaaccagctctgaagaagt atgcctgtgacctcacactggaccccaacacggcccacagaggactctctctgtctgaggacaacaggaaggtgacggaggttagagaggaccagtcgtatccggatcacccagacagatttgactcccagccccaggtgttgggtagagaggctctgactggccgctgttactgggaggtagagtgggaaggaggggttgttataggagtgacatacagaggaatcacaaggagaggacggggtggtgacagcaggcttggacagaacaacaagtcctggtgTCTTGATTGTTCTGATGTTCTTTACTCTGCCGAGTACAACGGTACAGGGAcatacctccctctcccccccgctggctccaccagagtaggagtgtatctggaccagcctgctggctctctgtccttctacagagtgtccccaggtggaggagggtcctcagacacactgacacacctccacaccttctggtcctccttcacccaggaggacctcctcccgggggtggaggtagagtgggggggggtggggggggtcagcctctctgtgtcggttgtagaaaaaaaaaaaagggacctcctgactgagcatggcccctgcacacacacacacacacacacacacacacacacacacacacacacacacacacacacacacacacacactgactaa
- the LOC130381365 gene encoding NLR family CARD domain-containing protein 3-like isoform X3, which produces MKSDRSMGQPPLLKDGRPSIEESQPHQMSKVTSAQSLQQHQTELIKRAEENAHAFLDKELKKLWRDLFSDYPQCSESQREEEEDGKNKEQRRRAIEGVVDITKLCLMAMNQEELADTLWGGSAAVECQHKIKSHLKKKLKCVSEGIAKAGNQTGLNDFYTELFITERGSGEVNKEHEVRLIETSSRKPAKEETPIKYEDIFKPLPGRDQPIRTIMTTGVAGIGKTILTQKFTLDWAEGKANHDIHFTFLLTFRELNLLKEKEYSLVELLHHFFIETKEAEICRYERFKVVFILDGLDECRLPLDFQNNQTWTDVKEPSSVDVLLTNLIRGDLLPSARIWMTTRPAAANRIPAECVDMVTEVRGFTDLQKEDYFRKRFREETLANTIISHVEKSRSLHIMCHIPVFCWITATVLEDILKKSQIEEMPKTVTQMYSHFLRVQSIQGDRKYHGRSETDPHWSSESREIIVSLGKLAFNQLEKGNLIFYEADLADCGIDIKAASVYSGVFTQIFKEECGMYQDKVFCFVHLSLQEFLAALYVFLSFINDGVNLLSEEPPTSGEDKLLLLYQRAVDKALQSENGQLDLFLRFLLGLSLETNQIVLRGLLGQTGTSSLTNTKTVSYIKEKIDGDLSPERSINLFHCLNELNDRSLVKEIEQSLTSGSLSRDYLSPAQLSALAFILLTSEEELDVFDLKKYSASERGLLRLLPVVKASKTSLLNGCHLSERCCEALASVLSSNSSSLRELELSTNDLQDSGVKLLSAGLRSPHCTLETLSLSGCLVTQEGCASLASALSSNPSHLRVLDLSYNHPGDSGAAQLSAGLEDPRWRLDTLSVEHGGVWRLKPALKKYACDLTLDPNTAHRGLSLSEDNRKVTEVREDQSYPDHPDRFDSQPQVLGREALTGRCYWEVEWEGGVVIGVTYRGITRRGRGGDSRLGQNNKSWCLDCSDVLYSAEYNGTGTYLPLPPAGSTRVGVYLDQPAGSLSFYRVSPGGGGSSDTLTHLHTFWSSFTQEDLLPGVEVEWGGVGGVSLSVSVVEKKKRDLLTEHGPCTHTHTHTHTHTHTHTHTHTHTHTD; this is translated from the exons atgaagagtgaccgatCTATGGGTCAACCTCCTCtccttaaagatggacgcccctccatagaggagag TCAACCCCACCAGAtgtcaaaggttaccagtgctcagtctttacagcagcatcaaacagagctgatcaag agggctgaggagaacgcacacgctttcctagacaaggagctgaagaagctctggagggatctcttctcagattacccacaatgctcagagagtcagagggaggaggaggaggatggtaagaacaaggagcagaggaggcgcgccatagagggagtggtggacatcacaaagctctgtcTGATGgcgatgaaccaggaggaactggccgacacactgtggggcg GATCTGCTGCTGTTgagtgccaacataaaatcaagtctcatttgaagaagaagttaaagtgtgtgtctgagggaatcgctaaagcaggaAATCAAACGGGtctgaatgacttctacacagagctcttcatcacagagagaggcagtggagaggtcaacaaagaacatgaggtcagactgattgaaacatcttccaggaaaccagccaaggaAGAAACACCGATCAAATAtgaggacatctttaaacccttacctggacgagatcaaccaatcagaacaataatgacaactggagtggccggcattggtaaaaccatctTAACACAAAaattcactctggactgggctgaaggcaaagccaaccacgacatacacttcacatttctcttaactttcagagagctgaatttactgaaagagaaagagtatagcttggtggaacttcttcatcacttctttattgagaccaaagaagcagaaATCTGCAGATATGAACGGTTcaaagttgtcttcatcttggatggtctggatgagtgtcgacttcctctggacttccagaacaaccagaCCTGGACTGATGTCAAAGAGCCGtcctcggtggacgtgctgctgacaaacctcatcaggggcgacctgcttccctccgctcgcatctggatgaccacacgccctgcggcagccaatcggatccctgctgagtgtgttgacatggtgacagaggtgagggggttcaccgACCTTCAGAAGGAGGattacttcaggaagagattcagagaggagacgctggccaacacaatcatctcccacgtcgagaaatcacgaagcctccacatcatgtgtcacattccagtcttctgttggatcactgctacagttctggaggacatcttaAAAAAATCCCAGATagaagagatgcccaagaccgtgactcagatgtacagccacttcctgagggttcagtccatacagggggacaggaagtaccatgggagatctgaaacagatccacactggagttcagagagcagagagatcaTCGTTTCtttgggaaaactggcttttaaccagctggagaaaggcaacctgatcttctacgaggcagatcTGGCAGACTGTGGCATTGACATCaaagcagcctcagtgtactcaggagtgttcacccagatctttaaagaggagtgtgggatgtaccaggacaaggtgttctgctttgtccatctgagcctccaggagtttctggctgctctttatgtctttctgtccttcatcaacgatggtgtcaatctgctctcagaagaaccaccCACCTCTGGGgaagataaactcctcctcctctaccagagggctgtggacaaggccttacagagtgagaacggacaactggacttgttcctccgcttcctcctgggcctctctctggagaccaatcagattgtcctacgaggtctgctgggacagacaGGAACTAGCTCACTGACCAATACAAaaacagtgtcttacatcaaggagaagatagatggagatctctctccagagagaagcatcaacctgttccactgtctgaatgagctgaatgaCCGTTCTCTAGTGAAGGAGATCGAACAgtccctgacatcaggaagtctctccaGAGACTATCTCTCTCCTGCTCAACTGTCAGCTCTGGCCTTCAtcctactgacatcagaagaggagctggacgtgtttgacctgaagaaatactctgcttcagagaggggtcttctgaggctgctgccagtggtcaaagcctctaaaacgtctct cctcaatggctgtcatctgtcagagagatgctgtgaagctcttgcctcagttctcagctccaactcctctagtctgagagagctggagctgagtaccaatgatctgcaggattcaggagtgaagctgctctctgctggactgaggagtccacactgtacactggaaactctcag cttgtctggctgcctggtcacacaggaaggctgtgcttctctggcctcagctctgagctccaacccctcccatctgagagtgCTGGacttgagctacaatcacccaggagactctggagctgcgcagctctctgctggactggaggatccacgctggagactggacactctcag tgtggagcacggtggagtgtggaggctgaaaccagctctgaagaagt atgcctgtgacctcacactggaccccaacacggcccacagaggactctctctgtctgaggacaacaggaaggtgacggaggttagagaggaccagtcgtatccggatcacccagacagatttgactcccagccccaggtgttgggtagagaggctctgactggccgctgttactgggaggtagagtgggaaggaggggttgttataggagtgacatacagaggaatcacaaggagaggacggggtggtgacagcaggcttggacagaacaacaagtcctggtgTCTTGATTGTTCTGATGTTCTTTACTCTGCCGAGTACAACGGTACAGGGAcatacctccctctcccccccgctggctccaccagagtaggagtgtatctggaccagcctgctggctctctgtccttctacagagtgtccccaggtggaggagggtcctcagacacactgacacacctccacaccttctggtcctccttcacccaggaggacctcctcccgggggtggaggtagagtgggggggggtggggggggtcagcctctctgtgtcggttgtagaaaaaaaaaaaagggacctcctgactgagcatggcccctgcacacacacacacacacacacacacacacacacacacacacacacacacacacacacacacacacacactgactaa
- the LOC130381365 gene encoding NLR family CARD domain-containing protein 3-like isoform X4: protein MKSDRSMGQPPLLKDGRPSIEESQPHQMSKVTSAQSLQQHQTELIKRAEENAHAFLDKELKKLWRDLFSDYPQCSESQREEEEDGKNKEQRRRAIEGVVDITKLCLMAMNQEELADTLWGGSAAVECQHKIKSHLKKKLKCVSEGIAKAGNQTGLNDFYTELFITERGSGEVNKEHEVRLIETSSRKPAKEETPIKYEDIFKPLPGRDQPIRTIMTTGVAGIGKTILTQKFTLDWAEGKANHDIHFTFLLTFRELNLLKEKEYSLVELLHHFFIETKEAEICRYERFKVVFILDGLDECRLPLDFQNNQTWTDVKEPSSVDVLLTNLIRGDLLPSARIWMTTRPAAANRIPAECVDMVTEVRGFTDLQKEDYFRKRFREETLANTIISHVEKSRSLHIMCHIPVFCWITATVLEDILKKSQIEEMPKTVTQMYSHFLRVQSIQGDRKYHGRSETDPHWSSESREIIVSLGKLAFNQLEKGNLIFYEADLADCGIDIKAASVYSGVFTQIFKEECGMYQDKVFCFVHLSLQEFLAALYVFLSFINDGVNLLSEEPPTSGEDKLLLLYQRAVDKALQSENGQLDLFLRFLLGLSLETNQIVLRGLLGQTGTSSLTNTKTVSYIKEKIDGDLSPERSINLFHCLNELNDRSLVKEIEQSLTSGSLSRDYLSPAQLSALAFILLTSEEELDVFDLKKYSASERGLLRLLPVVKASKTSLLNGCDLSERCCEALASVLSSKSSSLKKLDLSTNDLKDSGVKLLSAGLGSPHCTLETLSLSGCLVTQEGCASLASALSSNPSHLRVLDLSYNHPGDSGAAQLSAGLEDPRWRLDTLSVEHGGVWRLKPALKKYACDLTLDPNTAHRGLSLSEDNRKVTEVREDQSYPDHPDRFDSQPQVLGREALTGRCYWEVEWEGGVVIGVTYRGITRRGRGGDSRLGQNNKSWCLDCSDVLYSAEYNGTGTYLPLPPAGSTRVGVYLDQPAGSLSFYRVSPGGGGSSDTLTHLHTFWSSFTQEDLLPGVEVEWGGVGGVSLSVSVVEKKKRDLLTEHGPCTHTHTHTHTHTHTHTHTHTHTHTD, encoded by the exons atgaagagtgaccgatCTATGGGTCAACCTCCTCtccttaaagatggacgcccctccatagaggagag TCAACCCCACCAGAtgtcaaaggttaccagtgctcagtctttacagcagcatcaaacagagctgatcaag agggctgaggagaacgcacacgctttcctagacaaggagctgaagaagctctggagggatctcttctcagattacccacaatgctcagagagtcagagggaggaggaggaggatggtaagaacaaggagcagaggaggcgcgccatagagggagtggtggacatcacaaagctctgtcTGATGgcgatgaaccaggaggaactggccgacacactgtggggcg GATCTGCTGCTGTTgagtgccaacataaaatcaagtctcatttgaagaagaagttaaagtgtgtgtctgagggaatcgctaaagcaggaAATCAAACGGGtctgaatgacttctacacagagctcttcatcacagagagaggcagtggagaggtcaacaaagaacatgaggtcagactgattgaaacatcttccaggaaaccagccaaggaAGAAACACCGATCAAATAtgaggacatctttaaacccttacctggacgagatcaaccaatcagaacaataatgacaactggagtggccggcattggtaaaaccatctTAACACAAAaattcactctggactgggctgaaggcaaagccaaccacgacatacacttcacatttctcttaactttcagagagctgaatttactgaaagagaaagagtatagcttggtggaacttcttcatcacttctttattgagaccaaagaagcagaaATCTGCAGATATGAACGGTTcaaagttgtcttcatcttggatggtctggatgagtgtcgacttcctctggacttccagaacaaccagaCCTGGACTGATGTCAAAGAGCCGtcctcggtggacgtgctgctgacaaacctcatcaggggcgacctgcttccctccgctcgcatctggatgaccacacgccctgcggcagccaatcggatccctgctgagtgtgttgacatggtgacagaggtgagggggttcaccgACCTTCAGAAGGAGGattacttcaggaagagattcagagaggagacgctggccaacacaatcatctcccacgtcgagaaatcacgaagcctccacatcatgtgtcacattccagtcttctgttggatcactgctacagttctggaggacatcttaAAAAAATCCCAGATagaagagatgcccaagaccgtgactcagatgtacagccacttcctgagggttcagtccatacagggggacaggaagtaccatgggagatctgaaacagatccacactggagttcagagagcagagagatcaTCGTTTCtttgggaaaactggcttttaaccagctggagaaaggcaacctgatcttctacgaggcagatcTGGCAGACTGTGGCATTGACATCaaagcagcctcagtgtactcaggagtgttcacccagatctttaaagaggagtgtgggatgtaccaggacaaggtgttctgctttgtccatctgagcctccaggagtttctggctgctctttatgtctttctgtccttcatcaacgatggtgtcaatctgctctcagaagaaccaccCACCTCTGGGgaagataaactcctcctcctctaccagagggctgtggacaaggccttacagagtgagaacggacaactggacttgttcctccgcttcctcctgggcctctctctggagaccaatcagattgtcctacgaggtctgctgggacagacaGGAACTAGCTCACTGACCAATACAAaaacagtgtcttacatcaaggagaagatagatggagatctctctccagagagaagcatcaacctgttccactgtctgaatgagctgaatgaCCGTTCTCTAGTGAAGGAGATCGAACAgtccctgacatcaggaagtctctccaGAGACTATCTCTCTCCTGCTCAACTGTCAGCTCTGGCCTTCAtcctactgacatcagaagaggagctggacgtgtttgacctgaagaaatactctgcttcagagaggggtcttctgaggctgctgccagtggtcaaagcctctaaaacgtctct cctcaatggctgtgatctgtcagagagatgctgtgaagctctggcctcagttctcagctccaagtcCTCTAGTCTGAAAAAGCTGgatctgagtaccaatgatctgaaggattctggagtgaagctgctctctgctggactggggagtccacactgtacactggaaactctcag cttgtctggctgcctggtcacacaggaaggctgtgcttctctggcctcagctctgagctccaacccctcccatctgagagtgCTGGacttgagctacaatcacccaggagactctggagctgcgcagctctctgctggactggaggatccacgctggagactggacactctcag tgtggagcacggtggagtgtggaggctgaaaccagctctgaagaagt atgcctgtgacctcacactggaccccaacacggcccacagaggactctctctgtctgaggacaacaggaaggtgacggaggttagagaggaccagtcgtatccggatcacccagacagatttgactcccagccccaggtgttgggtagagaggctctgactggccgctgttactgggaggtagagtgggaaggaggggttgttataggagtgacatacagaggaatcacaaggagaggacggggtggtgacagcaggcttggacagaacaacaagtcctggtgTCTTGATTGTTCTGATGTTCTTTACTCTGCCGAGTACAACGGTACAGGGAcatacctccctctcccccccgctggctccaccagagtaggagtgtatctggaccagcctgctggctctctgtccttctacagagtgtccccaggtggaggagggtcctcagacacactgacacacctccacaccttctggtcctccttcacccaggaggacctcctcccgggggtggaggtagagtgggggggggtggggggggtcagcctctctgtgtcggttgtagaaaaaaaaaaaagggacctcctgactgagcatggcccctgcacacacacacacacacacacacacacacacacacacacacacacacacacacacacacacacacacactgactaa